The genome window GTCGTCGGCATGAGGACCGCCCAGCGGGCGCAGCAGCGCCTCTTTGGCCAGCAGGGCGCAGCGCTCGAAGTTGCCGCCGAGGCCGACACCTACCACCAGCGGGGGACACGCGCTGGCGCCCGCTCGCTCGACCACCTTCACCACAAAGCGCTCGATTCCTTCCCTCCCGTCGGCGGGGCGGAGCATCGCCAGCGCGCTCATGTTCTCCGAGCCCGCACCCTTGGGCGCGACGACGACGCGCACGCGGTCGCCCTCGACCTGCCGCAGATGCATGATGGCGGGCGTATTGTCCCCGGTATTGGTGCGCGCCAGCGGGCTGGCGACGACGGACTTGCGCAGGCGCCCTTCGGCATAGCCCCGGCGAACGCCGACATTGACCGCCTCTTCCAGAGGAACGCCGGTGATGCAGGCCTGCGCCCCGAGCTCCACGAATACGACCGCCACCCCGCAGTCCTGGCACATGGGCAGCCCCTCGCGCTCCGCCAAGCGCGCGTTCTCGATCAGCTGCCCGAGGATGTCGCGGCCCAGCGGCGATTCCTCCTCGGCGCGGGCACGTTCGAGGGCCGCCATCACGTCCGGGGGCAGGCGGTAGTTGGCGTCAATGCACAAGCGGGCGACCAACCCGGTGATGTCGGCGGCTGCGATTTCGCGCAC of Armatimonadota bacterium contains these proteins:
- a CDS encoding fumarate hydratase, which encodes MREIAAADITGLVARLCIDANYRLPPDVMAALERARAEEESPLGRDILGQLIENARLAEREGLPMCQDCGVAVVFVELGAQACITGVPLEEAVNVGVRRGYAEGRLRKSVVASPLARTNTGDNTPAIMHLRQVEGDRVRVVVAPKGAGSENMSALAMLRPADGREGIERFVVKVVERAGASACPPLVVGVGLGGNFERCALLAKEALLRPLGGPHADD